A single genomic interval of Desulfurellaceae bacterium harbors:
- a CDS encoding MaoC family dehydratase: protein MATFYSHRKVADHTYIEVAGIEFEDFAEGQIFEHRPGRTFTAEESRLHAIRSLDLSMRNVDAVYNEKVYGGQAVIGESFLISVLTALTTKTFGKVVANLGWTNMQFPVPVHAGDTIYAESEILGKRESASRPGQGILSVKTRALNQRGGEVCSFERRILLYKRGQGPYEAAGY, encoded by the coding sequence ATGGCGACATTTTACTCGCACCGAAAAGTGGCCGACCACACCTACATCGAAGTGGCCGGGATCGAGTTTGAGGACTTTGCCGAGGGGCAGATCTTTGAGCATCGGCCGGGCCGCACCTTCACCGCCGAAGAGAGCCGGCTGCACGCCATCCGCTCATTGGATCTGTCCATGCGCAATGTGGATGCGGTCTATAACGAGAAGGTCTATGGCGGGCAGGCGGTCATCGGCGAGTCTTTTCTGATCAGTGTGCTGACGGCGCTGACGACCAAGACCTTCGGCAAGGTGGTGGCCAATCTGGGCTGGACCAACATGCAGTTCCCGGTGCCGGTTCACGCCGGGGATACGATCTACGCCGAGTCCGAGATCCTCGGCAAACGGGAATCCGCCTCCCGCCCCGGCCAGGGCATTCTGTCGGTGAAGACGCGGGCCCTGAACCAGCGCGGCGGGGAGGTGTGTTCGTTCGAGCGGCGGATTCTGCTGTATAAGCGCGGCCAGGGGCCGTATGAAGCGGCGGGCTATTAA